A window of Macrotis lagotis isolate mMagLag1 chromosome X, bilby.v1.9.chrom.fasta, whole genome shotgun sequence contains these coding sequences:
- the LOC141496896 gene encoding small ribosomal subunit protein uS11-like, whose translation MPPRKRKEKKEEQVISLGPQVAEGENVFGVCHIFASFNDTFVHVTDLSGKETICRVTGGMKVKADREESSPYAAMLAAQDVAQRCKELGITALHIKLWATGGNRTKTPGPGAQSALRALARSGMKIGQIEDVTPIPSDSTCRKGGCRGHHL comes from the coding sequence ATGCCACCTCgcaagaggaaggaaaagaaggaagagcagGTCATCAGCCTTGGACCTCAGGTTGCAGAGGGAGAAAATGTGTTTGGTGTCTGCCATATCTTTGCTTCCTTCAATGACACTTTTGTACATGTGACTGATCTCTCTGGCAAAGAAACCATCTGCAGAGTAACTGGTGGAATGAAGGTCAAGGCTGACAGAGAGGAATCTTCTCCCTATGCTGCTATGTTGGCTGCTCAAGATGTTGCCCAGAGATGTAAAGAATTAGGCATCACTGCCCTTCACATCAAACTTTGGGCAACAGGGGGAAACAGGACTAAGACACCTGGCCCTGGTGCACAGTCAGCCCTGAGAGCTCTGGCACGTTCTGGAATGAAGATTGGGCAGATTGAGGATGTCACTCCAATTCCTTCTGATAGCACTTGCAGAAAGGGTGGTTGCCGAGGACACCATCTGTAA